A stretch of Caenorhabditis elegans chromosome IV DNA encodes these proteins:
- the scl-7 gene encoding SCP domain-containing protein (Confirmed by transcript evidence), which translates to MQTALVLALVCVGAHAQFSEGGKQSMVNAHNAVRSSIAKGEYVAKGTKKDSATNMLKMKWDNSLAQSAQNYANGCPMQHSPDKSYGENLFWAYSSSPITDLDKYVQSAVDTWVSEFQMFGWNSNKFTTALWNTGIGHATQVAWSATGQVGCGAKNCGADSVRVGSYKATIVCQYKVPGNYLFKNIYNSGAKCSACPAGTSCEQSSGLCA; encoded by the exons ATGCAAACTGCTCTCGTGTTGGCACTTGTCTGCGTTGGAGCCCATGCTCAATTCTCGGAAGGAGGCAAACAGTCCATGGTAAATGCTCACAACGCTGTCAGATCAAGCATTGCAAAAGGAGAGTATGTTGCGAAGGGAACCAAGAAGGATAGTGCTACCAATATGTTGAAGATG AAATGGGACAACTCTCTCGCACAATCCGCTCAAAACTACGCTAACGGATGTCCAATGCAACATTCCCCCGATAAATCTTACGGAGAAAACCTTTTCTGGGCATATAGCTCGTCGCCAATCACTGACCTCGATAAATACGTACAGAGCGCCGTTGACACTTGGGTAAGCGAGTTCCAAATGTTCGGATGGAACTCTAATAAATTCACAACTGCACTTTGGAACACTGGAATCGGACATGCTACTCAAGTGGCCTGGAGTGCAACTGGTCAAGTTGGATGTGGAGCAAAAAACTGTGGAGCTGATTCTGTCAGAGTTGGATCCTACAAGGCCACAATTGTATGCCAGTACAAAGTtcc aggaaaCTACTTGTTCAAGAACATTTACAACAGCGGAGCCAAATGCTCAGCCTGTCCAGCTGGAACCAGTTGCGAGCAATCTTCCGGACTTTGCGcataa
- the scl-6 gene encoding SCP domain-containing protein (Confirmed by transcript evidence), whose protein sequence is MPSLLVFATSLLIVLVDAEFSSSTQQFIVDLHNSFRSKLATGTYSINGTLKPAGSNIRKMSWDSTLATSAQTYANTCPTGFSNTQGTGENLYWRTTSANISGLDIYGGAASVSWEQEFQKYGWATNYFSQELFDTGVGNGTQMAWAKTNLVGCGVKNCGKDSTGLNKVAVVCHYKPLGRYVDQMIYTAGFTCSQCPTGTSCDQTTGLCA, encoded by the exons aTGCCTTCCCTTCTTGTATTTGCTACTTCTCTTCTCATTG TTCTCGTTGATGCTGAGTTCAGCTCGAGCACTCAACAATTCATAGTTGACCTTCATAACTCATTCCGGTCGAAATTGGCAACTGGAACTTACTCTATAAATGGAACATTGAAGCCAGCAGGAAGTAACATTAGAAAgatg TCCTGGGACTCAACCCTCGCCACATCTGCTCAAACCTACGCAAACACCTGCCCCACAGGATTTTCAAACACTCAAGGAACCGGAGAGAACCTCTACTGGCGTACGACATCTGCTAACATCAGTGGACTTGATATTTATGGAGGAGCCGCGTCTGTCTCGTGGGAGCAAGAGTTCCAGAAGTACGGATGGGCAACCAACTATTTCAGTCAGGAACTTTTTGATACTGGAGTCGGAAATGGAACTCAAATGGCTTGGGCTAAAACGAATCTTGTTGGTTGTGGTGTTAAGAATTGTGGAAAAGATTCGACTGGTCTCAATAAAGTTGCAGTTGTATGTCACTACAAGCCTCT TGGAAGATACGTGGACCAAATGATCTACACCGCTGGCTTCACCTGTTCGCAGTGTCCAACAGGAACTTCTTGTGATCAAACCACTGGATTATGCGCCTGA